In Plutella xylostella chromosome 4, ilPluXylo3.1, whole genome shotgun sequence, a genomic segment contains:
- the LOC105384779 gene encoding importin subunit alpha-4, which translates to MATDPSKNRMHVFKNTGKDVDEMRRRRNEVTVELRKNKREETLQKRRNVPIGDSTDEEEIERSLQSTNLKELVMNAALAESPEVQLAAVQQCRKLLSSDKNPPIDELIATGILPILVQCLSRADNHSLQFEAAWALTNIASGTSAQTNKVVHAGAVPLFLQLLMSPHENVCEQAVWALGNIIGDGPVLRDFVIELGVVQPLLNFIKPDIPISFLRNVTWVIVNLCRSKDPPPPVKTIQEILPALNVLIMHTDINILVDTVWAISYLTDGGNDQIQMVIESGIVPKLIPLLSHKEVKVQTAALRAVGNIVTGTDDQTQVVLNCDALSHFPALLSHQKDKICKEAVWFLSNITAGNRHQVQAVIDAGLLPKIVENLSKGEFQTQKEAAWAVSNLSISGTKEQVGTLISCGVIPPFCNLLSCKDTQVINVVLDGLSNMLKMAGENAEQVANMIEECGGLDKIESLQSHEKVEIYKMAYDIIELYFGDEEEDATLVPAVAETDFQFKPGSVQHDPFRF; encoded by the exons ATGGCGACTGATCCATCGAAAAACCGCATGCATGTTTTCAAGAACACAGGCAAAGATGTCGAT GAAATGCGCAGACGGAGGAACGAAGTGACAGTCGAGCTCCGCAAGAACAAAAGAGAGGAGACGCTGCAGAAGCGGAGAAATGTGCCCATCGGAGACTCGACGGACGAGGAGGAGATCGAGCGCTCGCTGCAGTCCACCAACCTCAAGGAGCTGGTGATGAACGCGGCGCTGGCGGAGAGCCCCGAGGTGCAGCTGGCGGCCGTGCAGCAGTGCCGCAAGCTGCTCTCCTCCGACAAGAACCCGCCCATCGACGAGCTCATCGCCACCGGCATCCTGCCCATCCTCGTGCAGTGCCTGTCGCGCGCCGACAACCACAGCCTGCAGTTCGAGGCGGCGTGGGCGCTCACCAACATCGCGTCCGGCACGTCCGCGCAGACCAACAAGGTGGTGCACGCCGGCGCCGTGCCGCTGTTCCTGCAGCTGCTCATGTCCCCGCACGAGAATGTGTGCGAGCAGGCCGTGTGGGCGCTCGGGAACATCATTGGTGATGGACCTGTGCTCCGCGACTTCGTCATCGAGCTGGGCGTGGTGCAGCCGCTGCTCAACTTCATCAAGCCAGACATCCCCATCTCCTTCCTGCGCAACGTCACATGGGTTATTGTGAACTTGTGCAGAAGTAAGGACCCTCCGCCGCCCGTCAAGACTATACAAGAAATCCTCCCAGCTTTAAATGTACTCATCATGCACACTGATATCAAT ATCTTAGTAGACACAGTATGGGCCATCAGTTATCTCACAGACGGGGGCAATGACCAGATCCAGATGGTGATAGAGTCAGGCATCGTGCCCAAGCTCATCCCGCTGCTGTCCCACAAGGAGGTGAAGGTGCAGACGGCGGCGCTGCGGGCCGTCGGGAACATTGTCACGGGAACCGACGACCAGACACAAGTTGTGCTCAACTGCGACGCACTATCACACTTCCCTGCACTTCTGTCTCATCAG AAAGACAAAATCTGCAAAGAGGCCGTATGGTTCCTATCAAACATCACAGCCGGCAACCGGCACCAAGTGCAGGCCGTGATCGACGCGGGCCTGCTGCCCAAGATCGTGGAGAACCTCAGTAAGGGCGAGTTCCAGACGCAGAAGGAGGCGGCGTGGGCCGTCAGCAACCTCAGCATCAGCGGCACCAAGGAGCAGGTGGGCACGCTGATCAGCTGCGGCGTCATCCCGCCCTTCTGCAACCTGCTCAGCTGTAAGGACACACAGGTTATCAAT GTGGTCCTAGACGGGCTGAGCAACATGCTGAAGATGGCGGGCGAGAACGCGGAGCAGGTGGCCAACATGATCGAGGAGTGCGGCGGGCTGGACAAGATCGAGTCGCTGCAGAGCCACGAGAAGGTCGAGATCTACAAGATGGCGTACGACATCATCGAGCTGTACTTCGGGGATGAG GAGGAGGACGCGACGCTGGTGCCGGCGGTGGCGGAGACGGACTTCCAGTTCAAGCCGGGCTCCGTGCAGCACGACCCCTTCCGCTTCTAG
- the LOC119694606 gene encoding uncharacterized protein LOC119694606 has product MLSRRDKLLIQPWEDRRFRDHRYKVQSVLPTVDTGPPAPRPHVAVKLKKWRRELDRTEQVRRDNAALLQRLGAIMRVNRLDNHWEKPLPSLHQKVGLFMDADALRSRLARASSSAGDVTSVPVRCLACHVNKKTSEYNKKMYSNGRDYSLSLPSIY; this is encoded by the exons atgttGTCTCGTCGCGATAAGTTACTGATACAGCCCTGGGAGGACCGCAGGTTCCGGGATCACAGGTATAag GTACAATCCGTGCTCCCCACCGTGGACACGGgcccgccggcgccgcgcccgcacGTGGCGGTCAAGCTGAAGAAGTGGCGGCGCGAGCTGGACCGCACCGAGCAAGTCCGCCGCGACAACGCCGCGCTGCTGCAGAGATTGGGGGCCATCATGAGGGTTAACAGGCTGGATAATCATTGGGAGAAGCCGTTGCCTAG CCTCCACCAGAAAGTGGGTTTGTTCATGGACGCGGACGCGCTGCGCTCGCGGCTGGCGCGCGCCTCCTCCAGTGCCGGTGACGTCACGAGCGTCCCGGTGAGGTGCCTGGCGTGCCATGTCAATAAGAAG ACATCGGAGTACAACAAGAAGATGTACAGCAACGGCCGTGACTACTCGCTGTCATTGCCCTCTATTTACTAA